The Pseudomonas sp. R4-35-07 genome contains a region encoding:
- a CDS encoding class I SAM-dependent methyltransferase has product MSSQPPSSIETEFTERHDREHARVCGDTRPPGLLQRLAAWRDARLVRHALKVAGEPGLILDLACGSGRFWPVLGEHVNRVILASDNSQQMLDHARTHHPAALLKRVKTFPGSAFSIGLSANAVDCIFCLELFRHVPSTEVRLVLLREFHRVSRDTVIVSVDARTPVEEEFRQAGFKVLNHREFLPGSKLWCVYVLRKRG; this is encoded by the coding sequence ATGTCGTCACAGCCTCCATCCTCCATCGAGACCGAATTCACCGAGCGCCATGACCGTGAGCATGCCAGGGTCTGCGGTGATACTCGTCCGCCCGGGCTGTTGCAGCGCCTGGCCGCATGGCGCGATGCGCGGTTGGTGCGCCATGCGTTGAAGGTCGCCGGGGAGCCGGGGTTGATCCTGGACCTGGCCTGCGGCTCCGGGCGGTTCTGGCCGGTGCTGGGCGAGCACGTCAATCGGGTGATCCTGGCGTCGGACAACTCCCAGCAAATGCTCGACCATGCCCGCACCCACCATCCGGCGGCGCTGCTCAAACGCGTCAAGACATTCCCCGGCTCGGCGTTTTCCATCGGCCTCTCAGCGAATGCGGTGGATTGCATCTTCTGCCTGGAGTTGTTTCGCCATGTGCCCAGCACCGAGGTGCGCCTGGTGTTGCTGCGCGAATTTCACCGGGTCAGTCGCGATACCGTGATTGTATCCGTGGACGCGCGTACGCCGGTTGAGGAGGAGTTCCGCCAGGCGGGCTTCAAGGTTTTGAACCACCGGGAGTTCCTGCCGGGCTCCAAGCTCTGGTGTGTCTACGTCCTGCGTAAGAGGGGATAA
- the rnd gene encoding ribonuclease D, whose amino-acid sequence MAIDIHWICDNDSLGQHCAEWQQLPFVALDTEFMRVDTFYPIAGLIQIGDGVRAYLIDPLTIDNWQPLAALLEDPGVIKVVHACSEDLEVLLRLTGSLPAPLFDTQLAAAYLNLGFSMGYSRLVQAVLDIDLPKGETRSDWLQRPLSDTQVSYAAEDAVHLAEVYIRLRPRLSDDKYAWVLEDGAELVANLRREVDPYEVYRDAKLAWKLSRAQLAVLRELCAWREQQARARDLPRNRIIREHSLWPLAKSQPDNLAALGKIEDMHPRTVRQDGQFLLDLIKRAGSVPMDQWPPAVPEPLPVDAAALIKQLRAQGQAEAERLDMAPELMLRKKTLEALVKSGYPDGPYQLPDSLRGWRRELMGQALLDSLATAGEQP is encoded by the coding sequence GTGGCCATCGATATTCACTGGATCTGCGACAACGATAGCCTCGGCCAGCATTGCGCCGAATGGCAGCAGTTGCCATTCGTCGCCCTCGACACCGAATTCATGCGGGTCGACACCTTCTATCCCATTGCCGGGCTGATCCAGATCGGTGATGGCGTGCGCGCTTACCTGATCGATCCGCTGACCATCGACAACTGGCAACCCTTGGCCGCCTTGCTGGAAGACCCAGGCGTGATCAAGGTGGTACACGCCTGCAGCGAAGACCTGGAAGTGCTGTTGCGCCTGACGGGCAGCCTGCCGGCGCCGTTGTTCGACACCCAATTGGCTGCGGCTTACCTGAACCTGGGTTTTTCCATGGGCTACTCGCGCCTGGTGCAGGCGGTGCTCGATATCGACCTGCCCAAGGGCGAGACGCGCTCGGACTGGCTGCAGCGGCCCTTGTCCGACACCCAAGTGAGCTACGCCGCCGAAGATGCCGTGCACCTGGCCGAGGTGTATATCCGGCTGCGCCCGCGCCTGTCGGATGACAAGTACGCCTGGGTGCTGGAGGACGGCGCCGAACTGGTGGCCAACCTGCGTCGCGAAGTCGACCCCTACGAGGTGTACCGCGACGCCAAGCTGGCGTGGAAGTTGTCGCGTGCCCAGCTCGCCGTGCTGCGTGAACTGTGCGCCTGGCGCGAACAGCAAGCCCGTGCCCGTGACCTGCCGCGCAACCGCATCATCCGTGAACACTCATTATGGCCCCTGGCCAAATCCCAGCCGGATAACCTCGCCGCCCTGGGCAAGATCGAAGACATGCACCCGCGCACCGTGCGTCAGGACGGCCAGTTCCTGCTCGACCTGATCAAGCGTGCGGGCAGCGTGCCCATGGACCAATGGCCGCCTGCCGTGCCTGAACCGCTGCCGGTCGACGCCGCCGCGCTGATCAAGCAACTGCGCGCCCAGGGCCAGGCCGAAGCCGAACGCCTGGACATGGCGCCGGAACTGATGCTGCGCAAGAAAACCCTCGAAGCCCTGGTTAAAAGTGGCTACCCCGATGGGCCTTACCAATTGCCAGACTCGCTGCGTGGCTGGCGCCGCGAGTTGATGGGCCAGGCGCTGCTCGACAGCCTGGCCACTGCCGGAGAACAGCCTTGA
- a CDS encoding YcgL domain-containing protein encodes MKRICSIYRSLKKDGMYLYVLKSDALERVPEPLMVAFGKPHHAFDMVLTPQRKLSREDIVVVLENLDKQGYHLQMPPAEDEYIEHLPEELLRRNDPM; translated from the coding sequence TTGAAACGTATCTGCTCCATTTATCGCAGCTTGAAAAAAGACGGCATGTACCTCTACGTCCTCAAGAGTGACGCCCTGGAGCGGGTACCGGAGCCGTTGATGGTTGCCTTTGGCAAGCCGCATCACGCGTTCGACATGGTGCTGACACCGCAGCGCAAGCTGTCGCGCGAAGACATCGTCGTGGTCCTTGAAAACCTCGACAAGCAGGGCTACCACCTGCAAATGCCGCCGGCCGAGGACGAGTACATCGAACACTTGCCCGAAGAGCTGCTGCGACGCAACGACCCGATGTGA
- a CDS encoding D-2-hydroxyacid dehydrogenase, producing the protein MRVLIAEQDHPLYAQLLREAAPDLEVLTSGNSAELSRLAADCPVWLGQPDLLATLLRQGHHPQWLQSTWAGITPLLAEGLPRDYRLTRAVGIFGQVMAEFVLTYMLGHEREVLARLVSQVERKWDNRLGQSLAGRKVLLVGTGDIGQSVAQFLLPFGVKLYGIASQTREQAPFIEVAGLEQLGRLVGEVDYVINLLPNTPETHDLYDAALFKQFKPTGLFINVGRGVAVVDADLVEALKEGHLAGAVIDVCRQEPLPQRHPFWTAWGLLLTGHSSAPTSPSMMVELFVQNVRAYQAKQALRGEVDFERGY; encoded by the coding sequence ATGCGTGTTCTGATTGCTGAACAGGATCACCCGCTCTACGCCCAATTGCTCCGCGAAGCCGCGCCCGACCTTGAGGTGCTGACCAGCGGCAACTCGGCCGAACTCTCGCGCCTGGCCGCCGATTGCCCGGTGTGGCTGGGCCAGCCGGACCTGCTGGCAACGCTGTTGCGCCAGGGCCATCACCCGCAATGGCTGCAATCGACCTGGGCCGGCATCACGCCGCTGCTGGCTGAAGGCTTGCCGCGTGATTATCGCCTGACCCGCGCGGTGGGTATCTTTGGCCAGGTCATGGCCGAATTCGTCCTGACGTACATGCTCGGCCACGAACGTGAGGTGCTGGCGCGGTTGGTCAGCCAGGTCGAGCGCAAGTGGGACAACCGCTTGGGCCAGAGCCTGGCGGGGCGCAAGGTGCTGCTCGTCGGTACTGGCGATATCGGCCAGAGCGTGGCGCAGTTCCTGCTGCCGTTCGGCGTCAAGCTGTATGGCATCGCCAGCCAGACCCGCGAGCAGGCGCCATTTATTGAAGTCGCCGGGCTCGAACAATTGGGCCGGCTGGTGGGCGAGGTGGATTATGTGATCAACCTGCTGCCCAACACCCCCGAAACCCATGATCTTTACGACGCGGCCCTGTTCAAGCAATTCAAGCCGACCGGGCTGTTTATCAACGTCGGGCGCGGCGTGGCGGTGGTCGATGCCGATCTGGTCGAAGCCCTGAAAGAAGGGCACCTGGCTGGAGCGGTGATCGATGTATGTCGCCAGGAACCGCTGCCGCAGCGCCACCCGTTCTGGACGGCGTGGGGCTTATTGTTGACCGGGCACAGCTCGGCGCCGACCTCGCCGTCGATGATGGTGGAGCTGTTCGTGCAGAACGTGCGTGCGTACCAGGCCAAACAGGCACTGCGCGGGGAAGTGGATTTCGAGCGCGGCTACTGA